Proteins from a genomic interval of Nocardioides jishulii:
- a CDS encoding sulfurtransferase: MNPVLNISAYLFTPIDDREALRTTLLGRADAAGLKGTILLAPEGINLFLAGDATDLRGFLDTLREDVRFAALEAKESWSPAQPFRKMLVKLKNEIIRMDHPTIRPATGRAPAVAPRTLKRWLDQGHDDDGREVVLLDTRNAFEVSYGTFAGALDWRIEKFTEFPSAVREHRDALEGRTVVSFCTGGIRCEKAAIFMQEEGLDRVLQLEGGILQYFEDVGGDHFNGDCFVFDDREALTPGLEVWEQETRREPRRSAQPAPA; encoded by the coding sequence GTGAATCCCGTGCTCAACATCTCCGCCTACCTGTTCACCCCGATCGACGACCGGGAGGCACTGCGTACGACGCTCCTGGGGCGGGCGGACGCTGCGGGCCTGAAGGGGACGATCCTGCTGGCGCCCGAGGGCATCAACCTGTTCCTCGCGGGAGACGCGACCGACCTGCGCGGCTTCCTGGACACGCTGCGTGAGGACGTACGCTTCGCCGCCCTCGAGGCGAAGGAGTCGTGGTCGCCCGCCCAGCCCTTCCGCAAGATGCTGGTGAAGCTGAAGAACGAGATCATCCGGATGGACCACCCCACCATCCGCCCGGCGACCGGCCGGGCGCCGGCCGTCGCACCCCGCACCCTGAAGCGGTGGCTCGACCAGGGCCACGACGACGACGGCCGCGAGGTCGTCCTGCTCGACACGCGCAACGCGTTCGAGGTCTCCTACGGCACCTTCGCTGGGGCGCTGGACTGGCGGATCGAGAAGTTCACCGAGTTCCCCAGCGCCGTGCGCGAGCACCGCGACGCCCTCGAAGGTCGCACCGTGGTCTCGTTCTGCACCGGCGGCATCCGCTGCGAGAAGGCGGCGATCTTCATGCAGGAGGAAGGACTCGACCGGGTGCTCCAGCTCGAGGGCGGCATCCTCCAGTACTTCGAGGACGTCGGCGGCGACCACTTCAACGGCGACTGCTTCGTCTTCGACGACCGGGAGGCGCTCACGCCGGGCCTCGAGGTCTGGGAGCAGGAGACACGCCGGGAGCCGCGTCGCTCCGCCCAGCCCGCCCCCGCCTGA
- a CDS encoding flavin-containing monooxygenase, translating to MRTTSPARSCTRSSGPDDLDVQGRRVVVIGSGATAVTLVPALTSQEQGAAHVTMLQRTPTYVMPLPRRDRIAMALRRVLGPERAHALVRAKNIARGQWIWNLSRIRPGLLRSAIRRANMASLPAGYPVDTHFKPPYDPWDQRICADPDGLFFAALRSGRAEVVTDRIDRLTADGVRLASGTELPADVIVTATGLEIQLMGGADLSVDGEAVDLPERMTYRSSMLTGVPNFVFAMGYTNQSWTLRLGLVCDWFTRLLDHMDRIGQQAVVVEPDVDVNARSALDFDAGYVRRAAASLPRQGDVPPWTVPMDFYADRRLLSKGPVVDEHLRFFAPTGGLPPTTTPLTGEVVG from the coding sequence GTGCGGACGACTTCGCCGGCACGGTCGTGCACCCGCAGTTCTGGCCCGGACGACCTCGACGTCCAGGGCCGCCGGGTGGTGGTCATCGGCAGCGGAGCGACGGCGGTCACCCTGGTTCCGGCGCTGACGTCGCAGGAGCAGGGCGCCGCGCACGTCACGATGCTCCAGCGCACCCCGACGTACGTCATGCCGTTGCCGCGACGCGACCGGATCGCGATGGCCCTGCGCAGGGTGCTCGGCCCCGAGCGCGCCCACGCGCTGGTGCGTGCCAAGAACATCGCCCGCGGCCAGTGGATCTGGAACCTCAGCCGGATCCGACCTGGCCTGTTGCGCAGCGCGATCCGTCGGGCCAACATGGCCTCGCTGCCCGCCGGCTATCCCGTCGACACCCACTTCAAGCCGCCGTACGACCCGTGGGACCAGCGCATCTGCGCCGACCCCGACGGCCTCTTCTTCGCGGCGCTGCGCTCCGGCCGCGCGGAGGTGGTGACCGACCGCATCGATCGCCTCACCGCCGACGGGGTGCGGCTCGCCTCGGGCACGGAGCTGCCCGCCGACGTGATCGTCACCGCGACCGGGCTGGAGATCCAGCTGATGGGCGGTGCCGACCTGTCCGTCGACGGGGAGGCAGTGGACCTGCCGGAACGGATGACGTACCGCAGCTCCATGCTGACCGGCGTGCCCAACTTCGTCTTCGCGATGGGCTACACCAACCAGTCGTGGACCCTGCGCCTCGGCCTGGTCTGTGACTGGTTCACCAGGCTCTTGGACCACATGGACCGCATCGGGCAGCAGGCCGTCGTCGTGGAGCCGGACGTCGACGTCAACGCGCGCTCGGCGCTGGACTTCGACGCCGGCTACGTGCGGCGGGCGGCGGCGTCGTTGCCGCGCCAGGGGGACGTGCCCCCGTGGACGGTGCCGATGGACTTCTACGCCGACCGTCGGTTGCTGAGCAAGGGCCCGGTGGTCGACGAGCACCTCCGGTTCTTCGCTCCCACGGGAGGCCTCCCGCCCACGACCACGCCACTGACCGGGGAGGTCGTCGGATGA
- a CDS encoding GTPase family protein — MDKISEAWVKRTLADRRAEHADEVGRFNLALFGKTGVGKSTLVNAVFGSQVAETGVGRPVTKGHHLYLYAGDTLGLYDTQGLELGRDDETLFREVRELVSSLRRKPVREQIHVAWYCVRARDGRFEDSEARFVQLLNELGLPVVLVLTQVPSRDGRPAARAEELAEHIHRLGLRLVGDRVFFTMAEDDDFDGPAHGLQEVLDATFRVTPDAAREALASAQTIDFALKRKQARTYVAAATSSAAVTAASPIPFSDAALLVPLQLGMLAKIAHLYGVSVERSTALALASTAAATTAGRSAAGNLLKFIPGANVAGGVLNASVASTLTLAMGEAWIQVCDLIARGAVRPELLRDTTALRELFMTAFKEQATKAVRRSA; from the coding sequence ATGGACAAGATCAGTGAGGCATGGGTCAAGCGGACCCTGGCCGACCGGCGGGCCGAGCACGCAGATGAGGTGGGGCGCTTCAACCTTGCGCTCTTCGGCAAGACCGGGGTCGGCAAGAGCACGCTGGTCAACGCCGTCTTCGGCAGCCAGGTGGCGGAGACCGGCGTGGGTCGGCCGGTCACCAAGGGGCACCACCTCTACCTGTACGCGGGTGACACCCTCGGCCTCTACGACACCCAGGGGCTCGAGCTGGGTCGCGACGACGAGACGCTCTTCAGGGAGGTCCGCGAGCTCGTCTCCTCGCTGCGACGCAAGCCGGTGCGGGAACAGATCCACGTCGCCTGGTACTGCGTCCGTGCCCGCGACGGACGCTTCGAGGACTCCGAGGCCCGCTTCGTCCAGCTCCTCAACGAGCTCGGCCTCCCCGTGGTCCTGGTCCTCACCCAGGTGCCGAGCCGCGACGGGCGTCCTGCGGCACGGGCCGAGGAGCTGGCGGAGCACATCCACCGTCTCGGCCTGAGGCTGGTCGGCGACCGGGTCTTCTTCACCATGGCCGAGGACGATGACTTCGACGGGCCGGCGCACGGCCTCCAGGAGGTGTTGGACGCGACCTTTCGCGTCACTCCCGATGCAGCCCGGGAGGCCCTCGCGAGTGCTCAGACGATCGACTTCGCGCTCAAGCGGAAGCAGGCCCGGACCTACGTGGCTGCCGCGACGAGCTCGGCGGCCGTGACGGCCGCGAGCCCGATCCCCTTCTCCGACGCGGCACTGCTGGTGCCGTTGCAGCTGGGCATGCTCGCCAAGATCGCCCACCTCTACGGCGTCTCGGTGGAGCGGTCGACCGCCCTGGCGCTCGCCTCCACAGCGGCGGCCACGACCGCCGGTCGCAGCGCCGCGGGCAACCTGCTCAAGTTCATCCCCGGCGCCAACGTCGCCGGGGGCGTCCTCAACGCCTCCGTCGCCTCGACGTTGACCCTGGCCATGGGCGAGGCCTGGATCCAGGTCTGCGACCTGATCGCGCGTGGCGCCGTACGTCCCGAGCTGCTGCGGGACACCACAGCGCTGCGGGAGCTGTTCATGACGGCCTTCAAGGAACAGGCGACCAAGGCCGTACGCCGCAGCGCGTGA
- a CDS encoding C40 family peptidase, which translates to MAHVISTKKAGAKAKKKKARKRGLPTRRRALLKARSRTGAPYVYGGNGPRAFDCSGLTRWAYAKVGKYLPRTSSAQAGAVKRIRSPKRGDLVFFHNRGRVYHVGLYAGKNRVFHASRPGKPVGQERIWTSSVFFGRA; encoded by the coding sequence GTGGCCCACGTCATCAGCACCAAGAAGGCTGGAGCCAAGGCCAAGAAGAAGAAGGCCAGGAAGCGTGGTCTGCCGACGCGGCGTCGCGCCCTCCTCAAGGCGCGCAGCCGCACCGGGGCGCCCTACGTCTACGGCGGCAACGGTCCCCGGGCCTTCGACTGCTCGGGCCTGACCCGCTGGGCCTACGCGAAGGTGGGCAAGTACCTCCCCCGCACGTCCAGCGCGCAGGCCGGTGCCGTGAAGCGGATCCGGTCGCCCAAGCGCGGCGACCTGGTCTTCTTCCACAACCGCGGCCGCGTCTACCACGTGGGCCTGTACGCCGGCAAGAACCGCGTCTTCCACGCTTCGCGCCCCGGCAAGCCGGTCGGCCAGGAGCGCATCTGGACCTCGAGCGTCTTCTTCGGTCGCGCCTGA
- a CDS encoding ATP-binding protein: MSSDVAVGADGLFDASVVTTPSDDTMQWRAALLQLVNWGGFSGLTSIPLRGDTTMISGASGVGKSTVLDAYTALMMPSDTKFNGASNDAVSGRARSVGQRNLLSYLRGAVDVVDDPRTGRPVEKLLRGRGTDTWGAVAMTFVNDQGGRFTALRTYYVPRRATRSSDVQMQLVTHEEALGLEALEAAVPDRFHANTLKKLFPGVRVHRTYAEFAAVLHARLGIGANSDGAKALRLLARIQAGNQVRSVDELYKEMVLERPSTYAAADRAIAHFDDLDASYSAMRTEEAKLALLEPITALHERKVNAARRLTELDAFGVTLGGDTPLRTWLLRTHLRLLEKAVAENRDARRTTADAYAAATSGEASLVADLEAAKEAHRQAGGSTLQSLALAVEQEAVVRQDRLGRRATLQSRLLPLVQVTEAQEAGADLTVEGIEVAPALDSASDFAELQSRARAWLEGWESVHAELKTARDAARDRRYPINVRQSELRRERGSMESRAGRMPVRMHELRAEVASASGLPVEELPFVAELIDVAPEESRWRLAVETVLGSSARTMLVPLDRLEEFSSAIDGLQLRGRIHFEGAETDLGDLGPQDPERVAGKLVFKESPFSGWVQEHVSDPSRNALCVEGPDGLSGDGLRVTLAGQTRQGRRGAHGLGDLRNVIGFSNDDALADIDGELEALEAQLVAIDEEVAELDRRTSVLELRRTAYEAIAAARYDDLDVAGSERRIAELERRREEILTSDDQLQALQGQIEQLESQLEATRKDRYDLERRQKELGHAHAEFVDSEDMVKDRLEALERSGRAVLDDAQDAALTAEFAAAVAPADPDDLDRFAENSQRLSERLRAAVGEAEAEGRRAEEELAAIFRMYKLQWDSPNLGATADSYADYARILGDIKGTGLAGRRSEWRRRLTEWSGQDLVPLVGAMASSIEEIEDRLEPINAILRRLEFGGEGDRLRIRLRRLAPAHVQAFMKDLRTLAGGGTAELDEADLEKRFTDLSRFMKQLRRPSDTSEGTSDRDRLLDVRRHVEISAERYDHATGELLATYRTLGEKSGGESQELVAFIVGSALRFRLGDEMRSRPRFAPVFLDEGFVKADSEFAGRAVQAWKGLGFQLIVGVPLDKVTGLEPHMDDLLAITKNAQTHQSWITPITDPARTRQVEGVTVPAR; encoded by the coding sequence ACTGCTGCAGCTGGTCAACTGGGGTGGCTTCAGCGGCCTGACCAGCATCCCGTTGCGTGGTGACACGACGATGATCTCCGGCGCCTCCGGCGTCGGCAAGAGCACCGTGCTCGACGCCTACACGGCGCTGATGATGCCGTCGGACACGAAGTTTAACGGCGCCTCCAACGATGCGGTGTCGGGTCGTGCTCGCAGCGTCGGCCAGCGCAACCTCCTCTCCTACCTGCGGGGAGCCGTCGACGTCGTCGACGACCCCAGGACCGGTCGGCCTGTCGAGAAGCTGCTGCGGGGCCGTGGCACCGACACCTGGGGTGCGGTGGCGATGACCTTCGTCAACGACCAGGGCGGGCGCTTCACGGCGCTGCGCACCTACTACGTGCCGCGTCGGGCCACCCGCTCGAGCGACGTGCAGATGCAGCTGGTGACCCATGAGGAGGCGCTCGGCCTGGAGGCGCTGGAGGCTGCGGTTCCCGACCGCTTCCACGCCAACACGTTGAAGAAGCTCTTCCCGGGGGTGCGGGTGCACCGGACCTACGCGGAGTTCGCCGCGGTGCTGCACGCCCGCCTGGGCATCGGCGCCAACAGCGACGGCGCGAAGGCGCTGCGACTGCTGGCCCGCATCCAGGCCGGCAACCAGGTGCGCAGCGTCGACGAGCTCTACAAGGAGATGGTCCTCGAGCGACCCTCGACCTACGCCGCCGCGGACCGCGCCATCGCCCACTTCGACGACCTCGACGCCTCCTACTCGGCGATGCGGACCGAGGAGGCCAAGCTCGCGCTGCTCGAGCCGATCACCGCGCTGCACGAGCGCAAGGTCAACGCCGCGCGCCGCCTCACCGAGCTCGATGCCTTCGGGGTGACCCTGGGTGGGGACACCCCGCTGCGCACCTGGCTGCTGCGCACCCACCTGCGCCTGCTGGAGAAGGCGGTCGCGGAGAACCGCGACGCGCGCAGGACCACCGCCGACGCCTATGCCGCGGCGACCTCGGGAGAGGCCTCGTTGGTCGCTGACCTCGAGGCGGCCAAGGAGGCCCACCGCCAGGCCGGAGGCTCGACGCTCCAGTCGCTGGCGCTGGCCGTCGAGCAGGAAGCAGTGGTGCGTCAGGACCGGCTCGGCCGGCGCGCCACCCTCCAGTCGCGGCTCCTGCCCCTGGTGCAGGTCACCGAGGCCCAGGAGGCTGGCGCCGACCTCACGGTCGAGGGCATCGAGGTCGCTCCGGCACTCGACTCCGCCAGCGACTTCGCCGAGCTCCAGTCCCGGGCCCGTGCCTGGCTGGAGGGGTGGGAGTCCGTCCACGCCGAGCTCAAGACCGCCCGTGACGCGGCCCGTGACCGGCGGTACCCGATCAACGTGCGTCAGAGCGAGCTGCGTCGTGAGCGCGGCTCCATGGAGAGCCGGGCCGGACGCATGCCGGTCCGGATGCACGAGCTGCGCGCCGAGGTGGCCAGCGCCAGTGGTCTGCCGGTGGAGGAGCTCCCGTTCGTCGCCGAGCTGATCGACGTCGCCCCCGAGGAGTCGCGTTGGCGGCTCGCGGTCGAGACCGTGCTCGGATCCTCCGCCCGCACCATGCTGGTGCCGCTGGACCGGCTCGAGGAGTTCTCCTCCGCGATCGACGGCCTGCAGCTGCGCGGCCGGATCCACTTCGAGGGCGCCGAGACCGATCTGGGCGACCTCGGTCCGCAGGACCCCGAGCGGGTCGCCGGCAAGCTGGTCTTCAAGGAGTCGCCCTTCTCCGGCTGGGTCCAGGAGCACGTCTCCGACCCGTCGCGCAACGCCCTCTGCGTCGAGGGCCCTGACGGCCTGTCCGGCGACGGGCTGCGGGTGACGCTGGCCGGGCAGACCCGTCAGGGACGCCGCGGCGCCCACGGCCTGGGCGACCTGCGCAACGTCATCGGCTTCTCCAACGACGACGCGCTCGCCGACATCGACGGCGAGCTCGAGGCCCTCGAGGCGCAGCTGGTCGCCATCGACGAGGAGGTGGCCGAGCTCGACCGCCGTACCAGCGTGCTGGAGCTGCGCCGCACCGCGTACGAGGCCATCGCCGCCGCCCGCTACGACGACCTCGACGTCGCCGGCAGCGAGCGTCGCATCGCCGAGCTCGAGCGTCGTCGCGAGGAGATCCTCACCTCCGACGACCAGCTCCAGGCGCTCCAGGGGCAGATCGAACAGCTCGAGAGCCAGCTGGAGGCGACCCGCAAGGACCGCTACGACCTCGAGCGCCGGCAGAAGGAGCTGGGGCACGCCCACGCCGAGTTCGTCGACTCCGAGGACATGGTCAAGGACCGCCTCGAAGCGCTCGAGCGCAGTGGCCGGGCCGTGCTCGACGACGCCCAGGACGCCGCGCTCACCGCGGAGTTCGCGGCCGCCGTCGCACCGGCGGACCCCGACGACCTCGACCGGTTCGCCGAGAACTCCCAGCGGCTCTCCGAGCGGCTCCGCGCCGCGGTGGGGGAGGCCGAGGCGGAGGGCCGCCGCGCGGAGGAGGAGCTGGCCGCGATCTTCCGCATGTACAAGCTCCAGTGGGACTCGCCCAACCTCGGTGCGACCGCCGACTCCTACGCCGACTACGCGCGGATCCTCGGTGACATCAAGGGCACCGGCCTCGCGGGCCGTCGCTCGGAGTGGCGCCGTCGCCTGACCGAGTGGAGCGGGCAGGACCTGGTGCCGCTGGTCGGTGCGATGGCGAGCTCGATCGAGGAGATCGAGGATCGGCTCGAGCCGATCAACGCCATCCTCCGGCGCCTGGAGTTCGGTGGCGAGGGCGACCGTCTGCGCATCCGTTTGCGGCGACTCGCTCCTGCCCACGTCCAGGCGTTCATGAAGGACCTGCGGACGCTCGCCGGTGGTGGGACCGCTGAGCTCGACGAGGCAGACCTCGAGAAGCGCTTCACCGACCTCAGCCGCTTCATGAAGCAGCTGCGCCGACCCAGCGACACTTCCGAGGGCACCTCGGACCGCGACCGGCTGCTCGACGTACGTCGTCACGTGGAGATCAGCGCCGAGCGCTACGACCACGCCACCGGTGAGCTGCTGGCGACCTACCGCACGCTGGGGGAGAAGAGTGGTGGCGAGAGCCAGGAGCTCGTCGCCTTCATCGTGGGATCGGCGCTGCGGTTCCGGCTCGGCGACGAGATGCGCTCCCGGCCGCGCTTCGCGCCGGTCTTCCTCGACGAGGGCTTCGTGAAGGCGGACTCGGAGTTCGCCGGTCGTGCCGTGCAGGCCTGGAAGGGGCTGGGCTTCCAGCTGATCGTCGGTGTGCCGCTGGACAAGGTCACTGGCCTCGAGCCCCACATGGACGACCTGCTGGCGATCACCAAGAACGCGCAGACCCACCAGTCGTGGATCACGCCGATCACCGACCCGGCGCGGACCAGGCAGGTCGAGGGTGTGACCGTCCCGGCCAGGTGA
- a CDS encoding alpha/beta fold hydrolase has protein sequence MKAPTWQDAVWDDDAERLVELPTGMTICHRVDGGADDGDPDDGDGNDVPVVLVAGMSEDMTAWTPSLVTPFLDRGHRVVRFDNRDIGRSSRVSAPAPSLWRLATAKPLPGAYSLHDMADDTVALLDHLGIESAHLVGRSMGGMIAQIVAAREPARVRSLTSLYSTTGARRVGGTAWSTKRGMLRPAARTEDEWVSRHLAVTAHLSGRAHPIDLEEEEAHARLSWRRLSGPSPAGVARQIQAILTSGNRTRELAGITAPTLVIHGDRDLIVHPSGGRATAAAVPGARHVEMPGMGHHLPASLAATLADEVLDHISEASSSARQ, from the coding sequence ATGAAGGCACCGACGTGGCAGGACGCCGTCTGGGACGACGACGCCGAGCGGCTGGTCGAGCTGCCCACGGGCATGACGATCTGCCACCGTGTCGACGGCGGCGCTGATGACGGTGACCCTGATGACGGTGACGGCAACGACGTGCCGGTCGTGCTGGTGGCGGGGATGTCGGAGGACATGACGGCCTGGACGCCTTCGTTGGTGACCCCCTTCCTGGACCGCGGGCACCGGGTCGTCCGGTTCGACAACCGCGACATCGGTCGGTCGAGCCGGGTGAGCGCCCCGGCGCCGTCGCTGTGGCGGCTCGCCACCGCCAAGCCGTTGCCCGGGGCCTACTCGCTGCACGACATGGCCGACGACACCGTGGCGCTGCTCGACCATCTGGGGATCGAGTCGGCCCACCTGGTCGGTCGGTCGATGGGCGGGATGATCGCCCAGATCGTCGCCGCGCGAGAGCCGGCGCGGGTGCGCAGCCTCACCTCGCTCTACTCCACGACGGGTGCCCGCAGAGTCGGTGGGACCGCGTGGTCGACCAAGCGCGGGATGCTGCGGCCGGCCGCCCGCACCGAGGATGAGTGGGTCAGCCGCCACCTGGCTGTCACCGCCCACCTCTCGGGACGCGCCCACCCGATCGACCTCGAGGAGGAGGAGGCCCACGCCCGACTGTCGTGGCGCCGCCTCTCGGGACCCTCACCGGCAGGGGTCGCCCGTCAGATCCAGGCGATCCTGACGAGCGGCAACCGCACCCGGGAGCTTGCCGGGATCACCGCACCGACCTTGGTGATCCACGGCGACCGCGACCTCATCGTGCACCCGAGCGGGGGTCGCGCCACGGCCGCTGCCGTCCCCGGTGCCCGCCACGTCGAGATGCCGGGGATGGGTCACCACCTGCCGGCGTCGTTGGCCGCGACCCTGGCCGACGAGGTGCTCGACCACATCTCGGAAGCCAGCTCCTCCGCGCGCCAGTGA
- a CDS encoding DUF3099 domain-containing protein has translation MGRDDPRYILSDVERAQSERLRRRRRWYFALMGTCLLLIVLAWNLVRLWSTQAAVGMSVVAALLPPVAVIIANWGEDH, from the coding sequence ATGGGACGCGACGACCCGCGCTACATCCTCAGCGACGTCGAACGCGCGCAGAGCGAGCGACTGCGCCGGCGACGGCGCTGGTACTTCGCGTTGATGGGCACGTGCCTGCTGCTCATCGTGCTGGCGTGGAACCTCGTACGCCTGTGGTCCACCCAGGCCGCGGTCGGGATGTCCGTGGTCGCCGCACTCCTGCCACCGGTGGCCGTCATCATCGCCAACTGGGGCGAGGACCACTGA